The Triticum aestivum cultivar Chinese Spring chromosome 7B, IWGSC CS RefSeq v2.1, whole genome shotgun sequence genome window below encodes:
- the LOC123159705 gene encoding 2-oxoglutarate-dependent dioxygenase 33: protein MGSDFKAIPLIDISPLVEKIDDPAMAGDEGLLDVVWMLDDACREAGFFYVKGHGISESLMTEVRDVTRKFFQLPREEKLKIKMTPQSGYRGYQRVGENVTKGKPDMHEAIDCYTPIEPGRYGDLAKPMEGSNLWPDYPSNFDALLENYISLLRDLSRKIMRGIALALGAPLDSFEGGVAGDAFWVLRLIGYPVSDDIPQEERTDIGCGAHTDYGLLTLVNQDDDICALEVRNQSGEWIYAKPVPGTFVCNIGDMLKVWSNGIYQPTLHRVVNNSPRYRVSVAFFYESNFDAAVEPVEFCREKTGGVAKYEKVVYGEHLVQKVLTNFVM from the exons ATGGGCTCCGACTTCAAGGCCATCCCTCTGATCG ATATCAGCCCGCTCGTCGAGAAGATCGACGACCCTGCCATGGCCGGCGACGAGGGTCTCCTCGACGTCGTCTGGATGCTGGACGACGCTTGCAGGGAGGCCGGGTTCTTCTATGTG AAAGGCCATGGGATTTCGGAGTCGCTAATGACGGAAGTCAGGGATGTCACACGCAAGTTCTTTCAGCTCCCTCGCGAGGAAAAACTGAAGATCAAAATGACACCTCAGAGTGGATATAG AGGATATCAGAGAGTGGGAGAAAATGTTACCAAGGGTAAACCTGATATGCATGAAGCAATTGAT TGCTACACGCCTATCGAACCAGGCAGATATGGAGATCTTGCTAAACCAATGGAAGGATCTAATTTGTG GCCAGATTATCCATCAAATTTTGATGCGCTGCTGGAAAACTATATAAGCCTTCTACGAG ATCTTTCAAGGAAGATCATGAGAGGCATAGCCTTGGCACTGGGTGCGCCGTTGGATTCTTTCGAAGGCGGAGTGGCGGGAGATGCTTTCTGGGTTCTCAGGTTAATTGGCTATCCAGTCTCAGATGACATCCCACAAGAGGAACGCACTGATATTGGATG TGGAGCTCATACAGATTATG GTCTTCTGACATTGGTGAATCAGGATGATGATATATGTGCTCTTGAG GTCAGAAACCAGTCCGGTGAGTGGATATACGCCAAGCCGGTCCCTGGAACCTTCGTTTGCAACATCGGCGACATGCTGAAG GTTTGGTCGAATGGGATATACCAGCCCACGCTCCACAGAGTCGTCAATAACTCCCCTCGCTACCGTGTATCTGTCGCCTTCTTCTACGAG TCGAACTTCGACGCTGCGGTGGAACCTGTAGAGTTCTGCCGGGAGAAAACGGGCGGCGTTGCCAAGTATGAGAAGGTGGTGTATGGGGAGCACCTAGTGCAGAAAGTCCTCACCAACTTCGTCATGTAA